The Ziziphus jujuba cultivar Dongzao chromosome 12, ASM3175591v1 sequence TTCTGAGAGAGAGGAGAGCAGGAAtgcaattaaactttttttaatttacttttgttTGGATAATGTCCAAAActtttattgtaattatcaCTCTGAGCCGAAACCTTTTTTGTAACCCATTCAATTTTACTAGTGAAGAATTTGGTAGTGAAGAATTTGGTCCCGTGGTTTTTTACCCTTCACTTTGAAAGGTTTTCCACGTAAAATATAGTGTCttgattcattattattatgtttttattttattttatttattaattacacTTTGCCTATTTAATtgctaaaaaaggaaaaagtaattTACTGGCCAAATAATTTCAcggattatatttttaaaaaataaataaataaaatggtttaTTGTATTTCACTTAACTAGattccaagaaagtataaaCGTATACCACTTTTCAAAGTTCATGGATTAGATTAAAATGGTTTTGCCAGGATGTAGAATAATACATGTTATAAGATTAAGGTTTATACAAATCTTTTCAGAAGTTAGAAGTTGTATTACCAAACTTCTGAGGCTGCTGTGGATTCAACCATCCAAGGGCGGCAATACAACATCTTGTATAGCTACTAGTTTCGCTCTTCCACCATATTCTTCTGGCAAAATTTCTTCGCCAACTTCTTGtatgaaatttctattttcatCCTCGTTCGTCACAATCACAATCTGTTTTTGACATAATATATCTCACACTTAAATGAATCcaaaagcaccaaaaaaaaaaaaaaacataatttcacTAAACAACTTGAACAAAGCAACTTAAGTTGTCATATTATACCAGTTTATCCGTACAAAATTTagtagcaaaatttttttaaatagattgaATTTGATGAACAGTTATGCACAGAAACTGTCCTTAATAACATGCTGGATTCCGAAATTTTGGTAAAGGGTTGAGAGAACCTAGCAACTTTCCAGTGCGTATTaacagataaaaagaaaaacgaacCTTTTCTAGTGTTGCCTTCTCGAGAAAGTAAGAAACCATCCTCCAAACGCTTACAAAGAACCGTGGCATGTGCAAAATATAGCATTTTGCTAAACGTTCAGGGTAATATGACTGCCAATAATTAA is a genomic window containing:
- the LOC132800153 gene encoding uncharacterized protein LOC132800153, encoding MILFLINNWWILIHLSFSAEFVVHLLDKTIASSFKGREIGNEKLLGILDLEHITYKNIDARGLITGFQFLQSYYPERLAKCYILHMPRFFVSVWRMVSYFLEKATLEKIVIVTNEDENRNFIQEVGEEILPEEYGGRAKLVAIQDVVLPPLDG